Proteins encoded together in one Lathyrus oleraceus cultivar Zhongwan6 chromosome 5, CAAS_Psat_ZW6_1.0, whole genome shotgun sequence window:
- the LOC127082423 gene encoding uncharacterized protein LOC127082423 yields the protein MFLVVVARPRFDDGDKEIFSGKIGVFPLVQKVAAKRSSINRASGTLETKPITSITKEVSRNFLINKVLPAIKEKWPREHAMETIYIQQDNAPCHVSIDDEEFRKAASEGGFDIRLSCQPPNSPDLNVLDLGFFNAIQSLQQKEVSKSVDELIEVVQNSYDNFSSKQSDKIFLTLQSCMIEIMKIKGSNNYRIPHMKKEVLLNRGILPTQLKCDRERLVLDHGIYMEKEI from the exons ATGTTTTTAGTAGTAGTCGCTAGGCCTAGATTTGATGACGGTGATAAGGAGATATTTTCGGGAAAAATTGGCGTCTTTCCTCTTGTTCAAAAAGTTGCAGCAAAAAGGTCAAGTATCAATAGAGCTTCGGGTACACTTGAAACTAAACCGATTACTTCTATCACTAAAGAAGTTAGTCGAAATTTTCTAATCAATAAAGTGTTACCTGCAATTAAAGAAAAATGGCCGAGAGAACATGCAATGGAAACAATTTATATACAACAAGATAATGCTCCGTGTCATGTTTCTATTGACGATGAAGAATTTCGTAAAGCAGCTTCTGAAGGAGGATTTGACATCCGTTTATCTTGTCAACCACCGAATTCTCCTGATTTAAATGTTTTAGATCTGGGTTTTTTCAATGCCATTCAATCATTACAACAAAAGGAAGTTTCAAAATCAGTTGATGAACTCATTGAAGTTGTGCAAAACTCATATGATAATTTTTCTAGCAAACAATCTGACAAAATTTTTCTCACACTTCAATCTTGTATGATTGAAATCATGAAAATTAAAGGATCTAATAATTACCGAATTCCCCATATGAAGAAAGAAGTGTTGCTTAATCGAGGCATACTACCTACGCAACTAAAATGTGACCGAGA GAGGTTGGTTCTAGATCATGGAATTTACATGGAGAAGGAAATATGA
- the LOC127087077 gene encoding P-loop NTPase domain-containing protein LPA1 homolog 1: MVEVSKILYLVVVDEGDKKEKVKLKEKEKEKEKEKEKEREKESFRYTRPVLQSTLQLMGCKARHAFKISQRVFELTRSGSSTEAFKSEGMVLSGFDASKGNVKKDCQEASACLSKTDTDNHLPLGKDHESTSVPFELYKKRTTVFVKREAFLDIVCDVLAEYKYVGPNQRADLMLACRIRERKESVTVLLCGTSGCGKSTLSALLGSRLGITTVVSTDSIRHMMRGFASEKENPLLWASTYHAGECLDPVAVTKAKAKAKKKAKKMASVSQSLPKDEVTEGHTSSKSDIHTMEAVCGAAELLNSKQMAVEGFKAQSEMVIDSLDRLITAWEERKESVVVEGVHLSLNFVMGLMKKHPSIIPFMIYITNEDKHMERFAVRAKYMTLDPAKNKYVKYIRNIRTIQDYLCKRADKHLVPKINNTNVDKSVAAIHATVFSCLRRREVGEQLYDPSRNIVTIIDDEYRNQCAANSLTSKGMFQLIQRQGSSRHLMALVNTDGSVAKAWPVNSVDSNGKPIWGHGLEKEIGSPMYGPLRIGKAEPVNLQFGFYGISAWPSDGGTSRAGSVDESKADGTDTGSRYVSSCCSSPRMSDGPSKELKEDLSVHGSDEEIDDQLEVGSDDDFSDDGDKHNHEEVGSVDEESTKSDEEYDDLAMQDVLENGYCSDDDEEFKSKVAIDDEDLGTEMQGNKYRQNLDLFLRTRSEPMPDSSFYPYSSLLMEKVERRLPPSGKARLRKRSLSISALGKGSSAIQDPIPSGAPQR, encoded by the exons ATGGTTGAGGTGTCGAAGATATTGTACTTGGTGGTGGTGGATGAAGGCGACAAGAAAGAGAAGGTGAAGTtgaaggaaaaggaaaaggaaaaggaaaaggaaaaggaaaaggaaagggagAAGGAGTCGTTTCGTTATACGCGTCCTGTTCTACAGAGTACACTGCAGCTTATGGGATGTAAAGCTCGTCATGCTTTCAAG ATCAGCCAAAGGGTTTTTGAACTCACAAGGAGTGGGAGTTCTACTGAGGCTTTCAAGTCCGAAGGAATGGTTTTATCAGGTTTTGATGCTTCTAAAGGAAATGTGAAAAAAGATTGTCAGGAAGCTTCTGCTTGCCTGAGTAAAACAGATACGGACAATCACTTACCTTTAGGAAAAGATCACGAAAGCACGAGTGTGCCATTTGAGTTGTACAAAAAGCGTACAACTGTATTTGTTAAGAGAGAAGCTTTTCTAGATATTGTCTGTGATGTTCTGGCTGAGTACAAGTATGTGGGTCCAAACCAGAGAGCAGACTTGATGCTAGCTTGCAG GATCCGAGAACGGAAGGAATCTGTGACAGTGCTGTTGTGTGGCACTAGCGGTTGTGGCAAATCCACATTGTCTGCATTGCTG GGAAGTCGGTTGGGAATCACAACAGTTGTATCAACCGATTCTATTAGGCACATGATGAGAGGTTTTGCTAGTGAAAAGGAAAACCCCTTGTTATGGGCCTCTACCTACCATGCAGGCGAGTGTTTGGATCCTGTTGCTGTTACAAAAGCAAAGGCAAAGGCAAAAAAGAAAGCAAAAAAGATGGCTAGTGTATCACAGTCACTTCCTAAGGATGAAGTAACTGAGGGTCACACCTCTAGCAAATCTGATATACATACAATGGAGGCTGTCTGTGGTGCGGCCGAACTGTTGAATTCAAAACAAATGGCTGTTGAAGGATTCAAGGCCCAGAGTGAAATGGTGATTGACAGTCTAGATAGACTAATCACTGCATGGGAAGAAAGAAAAGAGtctgttgttgttgagggtgTTCACTTGAGTCTCAACTTTGTT ATGGGGCTTATGAAGAAACATCCTTCAATCATACCCTTCATGATATACATTACAAACGAGGACAAGCACATGGAACGATTTGCCGTACGTGCAAAGTATATGACCTTGGACCCAGCTAAAAACAAATATGTGAAGTACATCCGAAATATAAGAACAATCCAGGATTATCTCTGTAAGCGAGCTGACAAGCATTTAGTTCCCAAAATAAACAACACAAATGTTGACAAGAGTGTTGCAGCTATCCATGCCACCGTGTTCAGTTGTCTACGTAGGCGTGAAGTTGGGGAACAATTGTATGATCCTAGTAGAAATATTGTAACTATTATTGATGATGAATATAGAAATCAATGTGCTGCCAATTCTTTGACCTCGAAAGGAATGTTTCAATTGATCCAAAGACAGGGTTCTTCAAGGCATCTTATGGCTCTTGTTAATACTGATGGGTCTGTGGCAAAGGCTTGGCCTGTTAATTCAGTGGACTCTAATGGGAAGCCTATATGGGGCCATGGACTAGAGAAGGAAATTGGAAGTCCAATGTATGGACCCTTGCGGATTGGTAAGGCAGAACCAGTAAACCTTCAGTTTGGTTTTTATGGGATCAGTGCTTGGCCCTCCGATGGTGGAACAAGCCGTGCTGGAAGTGTTGATGAGTCAAAAGCTGACGGGACTGACACGGGTAGTAGATATGTATCCTCCTGCTGTAGTTCCCCCAGGATGTCTGATGGACCTTCAAAGGAG CTTAAGGAGGATCTTTCAGTGCATGGTAGTGATGAAGAGATTGATGATCAATTAGAGGTGGGAAGTGATGATGATTTCAGTGACGACGGTGACAAACATAATCATGAGGAG GTAGGCTCAGTTGATGAGGAATCAACCAAGTCTGACGAAGAATATGATGATTTAGCAATGCAAGATGTACTTGAAAATGGATATTGTTCAGATGATGATGAAGAGTTCAAGAGTAAAGTCGCCATTGATGATGAGGACCTAGGAACTGAAATGCAGGGAAATAAGTATCGTCAAAACCTGGATCTGTTCCTTAGAACCAGAAGTGAGCCAATGCCAGACTCTTCTTTCTACCCATATTCCTCTTTGCTTATGGAAAAGGTTGAAAGGAGACTGCCACCATCTGGCAAAGCCAGATTGAGAAAACGTTCTCTTAGTATTTCGGCATTGGGGAAGGGTAGTTCAGCAATCCAGGATCCCATTCCCTCTGGAGCTCCTCAAAGGTAG